The nucleotide window AACCGCCCTGTTGACGGCCAGGGCTCCCAGCTCCCATCTGCCCGGCGGGGCCGAAACCAATGATGATCTGCATCCCATATATTTTTATACGCCTGCGATCGGTCGAGGTATTTATGGCTGGCATCATCCTTACCCAGTCCCTTTGCTATTTGCGACAGGCACCAGTCTGCAAAAGCATACTCCAGTGTTTTGGCGATACTTCCCGGGTCGTATCCCAATTTTCCATTGCCAAATTTTTCTACGGTATTGATGGCATAATCATAAGCTTTTTGTACATCATAATTTCTTATGCCTTTAACATATGCATCCGCCAAAACCACGACCGCCGGGTTGCCGAGCATGCAGCCGCTATATGCATTCAGCAACTCCCATCGCTCCAGGTAATTGCTGTCCGACTCCGCGGCCAATGTTACCAGTGAATTTACCAGATCGTTGACCAGTGGTGGGTTAATGATCGTTTGCAAAGGAACCTGGCTGCGAAAAACATCCCAACCACTAAATATGCTACGTTTCCGAAACCTGCCTGACCGGTGTATTTTTCCATCACCTCCGGTGTATCTGCCATCAACATCGGCAACAATACGGGGATCAATCATTGTATGATATAAAGAAGTATAAAAAACAACTTTCTGGTCTTCGGTAGCCCCGTTTACAGAGATCACATTTAATGCGTTATTCCAAAGCTGCACCGCATTTCGATGCACCTGCCCAAAATTCCAGCCAGGCATTTCGGTTTCAAGATTCTTCTTTGCTCCTTCTATACCAACAAAAGATATCCCTGTTTTTAGTACCACCTGTTCCTGCTCTCTGGCATCAAACTCAGTAAAAAATCCCAGGTGGCGGCCTTTCTTTTCACCGATATTTTTCTCAACCCTGGCATCAGCGATCCATTTCTGGTAATAATCACTTTCTACAGCTTCTCTTTTACGGCTGGCGGTGTCTGGAATATCAGCAGACCATACACCAAAGTTTGTTATGGGCTTACTGAACTGTGCATAGAAATATACCGTATAACTGGCCTTCCCATCCCCGTTACCCCAACCACCGCCGTCGGGAGTACATTGCATCCAACCTTCAACGGTATTATTGTTCACCACCTTCAGGTACTGAAGTGTTGAAGTTCCGCCTACCCGTCTCGCCAGGTCAACCTGTATTCTCGACTGACCTGCAGGAAAAGTAAATCTCAACATGCCACTGTGAGGTGCCGCGGTCATCTCGGCTTTGATATTATGATCTGTTAAATGGACAGCATAATATCCTGCCGAAGCTACTTCACTGGTTTTATCGTAAGCCGACCGGTATCCTTTTCCGGGTTTATCTGACAATTTACCAGATGACGTTTTTAAAGGCCCGGATGACGGCATCACCAAAAAATTCCCCAGATCTCCAAACCAGCCCACCCCGCTCATTTGAGTCATGGCGAAACCTTCTATACTTTCATGCTCGTAACTGTAGCCGGATCCGTTATCACCCCCGGTTATCGTATTAGGGCTTACCTGTACCATCCCGAACGGTGTTGTTGCTCCGGGGAAGGTTTTGCCTAATCCGTGGTAAACACCGGCCTTACCGGTGCTGGTGCTGGCTCCTATAAAGGGATTAACATAAGACGCCGGCAACCGGTTTTGCGCAGTGGAACCGAGTGTTGTCAACATAGCTAACACGCCCGCTTTCACTTTTAATGCTATTTTCATTTCACTTCGCTTATGTAAAAACTATGTTTTCGGGGTTTGTTGATACGGTATATTTGTTCCACCAGCACGTCCATTTGCCGCTGCCATCCCTGCCGTACTTCGGGATAGCGTGCTTTAAGGTAATTGTCTAAATTACCTCTTACAAAACCCTCGTTGATATGCCTGTAAATGGTATCTACCGTTGCCAGATCACCTTTCATTAACAGGCCTTTGTCCATCAAAAAATCATATTCCATCCAGGCATAATCTCTGAATCTTCTTTCTATCTGCCATCGCTCTTCATTCAGCCTTTTTATGGCCATCGCCTGCTCATACTGGGGCGTACGGCGTATTTCGGCCATATTAATGCCGGCATTAAGCTGCGCCCCGCTCCATTCCCCTATTTTATAATTATCAATTTTAACCATATAGCGGCTGCCATTAAGTCCCTTAACACGTAGTATTTCCTCGTTCATCTCTTTATTGAAGGGGATAACGTTTAACGCATCTGCTTCGCGCCGCTGCATGGCACCCCATTCGCCTGTTGACATGGTATCTACGGGAAATGGCAGCGATCGGGCCAGATAGTCGAACTGTACGACGCCAGGCTTCGAACGAATATTGGATATCACACAGTTCACCTGCTTTTCTACGCGGGACGCTGCCGCATTTACGGTAAAGTCAGCCACTTTTGTATGAGCCAATCCCTGTGCCTTTAAAAACAGATAGGCCATAACCAGGTGGCCATCCACCCCTGGATGTATCCTGTCGTTGCCAATCAGGGTGTAGGTTGAGTCTTTAGCCTGTTCGCGTAAGTTTATCGCTGTCATCGGACGCGTAAAATCAACAAACCCCCAACCACTTTTTTTAGCTGCCGCTTCCTGGAACAACGCTACTTTAAGCATGGCATTAGCTTTACCAGGAAACATATTGTTTTTGCCAAATTTGCTGGTTTCATCATAAGGTGAGCCGGCAACAATGATCTTTTTTACTTCAGGATGTTTATTAAAAGATGCTTCCATTTGTTGCAAAGCTTTATACGATCGTTCCAGCTTTTCTTTGGTTTTTTGAGCACTGTCTGATTGCAGAAACTCGAAATACCCGGTATCATTCATGCCAAATGTAACGGCAATTACCGAAGGCTTTTTAGCATACACGTCTGTCTCAAGGCGTTTGTACATCTGCTCTGCTATTTCGCCTCCAATACCGGCATTCACAATAGTAATGGGCATATCGGGAAAACGTGTCATATAGTATAGCCAGATATTGGCATGATAACGGCCTCCATGTGTAATACTGTTGCCTACAAAAACAACTCTTTCACCTTTTTTAAACAGCGATACTTCCTGGCTCTTAACATTAAAAGACACCAGTATGGCCCAACACAGCAATAAATAGCTAATAATCTTCATGAAAATACTTTGAATAAATAATTTTTTGTTCGAAACAATGCTGCTCCCGCCGCTTATCCCGGCAGTTGATATATCGTAATTCCTTTAATTTAAAGCGTCGGAAGTAAATGATGAAGCTGGTAGTCCTTTATCATTAAACAAGGTAGCCACAGATGTTGCATAAAATGCATACCTGACGCCAACCGGCTTCATTGTCTCATCAGCCCTTATTATCACTTTGTCGCCGTCAATCAAAGCTTTGGCGGGTTTCCAAACACCATCCGCGCCCCGTACTTCAAACCCCTGCAATCCTTTATCACCTGCCTTTAAACCACCATATGTATGAGTGAAGGAGATCACTATTTTATTGCCTCTTTTTTCAAAATTCCTGTACAATGGTCCCGAATAGGAAAGACTTGCCTTGTTATAGGTATTATTTAATGCCCAAAGTGCCAGTCGCTTTCCCACATCCTGTTTATTGGCAGGGTGAATATTATTGTTATTACCGATATCCAGCGTAACTGCCATACCGGTATTAGCAGCCAGCGACAGGCTTCGGCGTTGGGCGTCGCGCAATTGCGCCGCATCTACCTGATCACCCCCATATTTAAATGGCGCAATCTGAACAAAATAAAATGGGAATGTTCCCTGTCCCCATTGCTTCCGCCAATCGTTTATCATCAGCGGAAAGAGGCGGGTATACTGCCTGGCCCTTCCCACATTGGATTCACCCTGGTACCATATAGCTCCCTTTATAGCAAACGGAACCAGAGGTGCGATCATTGAATTATATAAAACCGAAGGCTGGTTGGGCCAGGTATTAAAAAGAGGTTGGGGTTTAGTAGCCACCAGCTTAAAATACCATTCGCCGCTCAAGGGGATTCCAACGTCCCTTTTCCCAGCAGCAGGATATAATATCATTTGAGATGCAGTACCGTATATACCGCCTGTACCGCCATCGTCTATTACCTTAACTGCGATAATATTTTCGCCAGCCCGCACCCATTTGCCGGGAATGGTATAATGTCTTTCAACCGCCCAGGTAAAACCCTGCATGGTACTATCCAGCTCCTGCCCGTTAAAATAGGTTATGTCGCGGTCATCAATCGGACCCAGGTTTAATTTCAGATCCTTGCCCACCCAACTCTCTGGAATATTCACCACTTTTTTAAACCACACAATACCATCTACGTCCGGCAGACCTGCGTTTTCCCAAACGCCAGGCAACTGCATTGTCTTCCAATCGTTCATAAGGTTGTTCGAATATGCTTTTCCCCTATCGGTCAGTACCCTCGTCCAGGTAAGGTTTTGAATACTGTCGGCCACGCGGATGGCAGCCCTATTTCTGTTTACTGAGTCAATCTTGTCAAGTTCTTTGTCGAAATCCTTCATCATTCTGAGCGAAGTTTCACTAGTCCATGCTTCTGCAATCGTGCCTCCCCAGCTGGTATGTATCAGCCCTACAGGAATTTTTAATGTATTGTATAATTCACGGCCAAAAAAATAAGCCGTCGCACTAAAAGCTCCTACAGTAGCGGGCGAACAGGTGGCCCAGTTGCCGCTCAGATCGCTTTTGGGTGCAAATGCTATTTCTTTTTCTACAGTAAACATTCTTATAGACGGATGCTTTGCGGCAGCTATTTCTGCTGCCGAATTGAGGATAGGATCGGTAGACCATCCCGAAACAGGCATCTCCATATTCGATTGCCCTGAACATATCCATACTTCACCAACCAATACATCACGTAAAACCATCCTTTCTTTGCTCTCTATACTTATTGTATAAGGTCCGCCTGCGACAGGAGTTGCCAGCTTTATCATCCACCTACCCCTATTATCGGCTACGGTATGCATTTTTTTACCGGACCAGCTTGCGGTTAGGGTTACATTTTGCCCCGGGGTAGTCCATCCCCAAATGGGTGCGTCAGCTTTTTGCTGCAATACCATACTGTCAGCAAAAACAGCTGGTAATTTCAGCTGTGCCCATGAGTTCGATATAAGGCAGTTCGCCACAGTTACAAATGCGAATATTTTTTTTATCTGTCTACCTGTCATAACATGTACGATTTAGAAGGGAAGTATAATGTAGCGTTTACCTTCATCTTTTTAGTTTAATGAGCCTGCGTTAAGCGCCTTTCGCAACTATCCGGTCGACACTAAAGGATATACAAAGTATAGACACGCAACCGGGCTGCTACCGCTACTGCTATTGTTAAAATCTTATCCTCTTATAGAGGTATATGGCAATTTAATGTACTTATCAGTTCCGTTACGAAAATAATACTATGCAGTTTGATTCCCATGTGTTCCGTTCATTAAAGAAAAAATATTGTTGCCTGAAAGGCATTAGTCGCGTTGCCGGTATTTTGGCGTTTCTATGTAATATCCGCATATCCGGAACCAGTGCTGGAAAGGAGCTTTTGGAAGACAGAACACATTCTACATGGGCGGCCTGTAAAATAATGAAACCAATAGTAGAAAAAGCTATTAAAAGGACATTGAATCATAAGCAATAATGTTGACCATGAAACTAAAATTTGTATTCGTTCTACTTTTTCTTGCAGGCACCATTACAACAAGAGCCAATGTAAAACTTCCAGCCTTATTTCAGAACCATATGGTTTTACAACGGGACAAGCCCTGCACGATATGGGGTACTGCTGCAAACGAAGAAAAAATAACTGTCACCTTTAATAATGCTGTCTTTAGCACTACCGCCAGAAACGGTCAATGGAAAATCATCCTTCCCCGGCAACCTGCGGGCGGCCCGTACACGATCATCATAAAAGGCAATAATCTCATTAAGTTATCCGACGTCCTCTTCGGCGATGTCTGGATTTGCGGGGGACAGAGCAATATGCAGTTTAGTGTAAAAGAATCAAAACCTCAACCTGATACTGCAAGTTTCAACAACAATCTGATCCGGCTATTTACGGTAGGCATTGGGGCTGACTTTGTTCCGCAACAAGATGTTAAAAACGGAGCCTGGAAAATTGCAACTGTTAAAGAAGTGAATAGCTTTACGGCAGCCGGGTTTTTCTTTGGTAGTTATCTGCAGCAACATTTGAAAGTACCTATTGGACTGATCAGTTCCAATCTTGGCGCAACAGCCATTGAAGAGTGGATGAGCAATGATGCCATCAAGGCGTTTCCCCAATTTCGACCTTTTTACAATAGCTATATACTACCAGGTAAAAGCATGAAGGAAATGACTGATGATTTTGAAAAGATAAAACACTCCTGGAAGAAAAATTTCTATTTAAAAGATGATCCGGGTTTGAAAGAAAAATGGTATTTGCCGGAAACCGATACTGAGAATTGGAAAACCATGAATCAGCCATCGCATTGGGAAGATAATGACCTGAAAGACTACGATGGCTCAGTATGGTTCAGGAAAACATACGACTCTTTACCCAGAGATTTTATGGGGAACACCAGCATTAGCCTGGGGCAGGTAGACGACTATAACACCTGTTGGGTCAACGGCGTACAGATTGGGGAAGGTTTTGGCAACATGAATATGTATACCTACAAAATACCCGATAGTATTCTGAGGCCCCAAAAAAATGTAGTTGTGGTTCGTGTGTTCGACGCCGGGGGAAAAGGCGGCATGTATAATATGTTTTGGAATCCCTTTCTTGCGGGCTCCTGGAAATACAAAAGAGGCGTGAAAATTGACGCATCTATTTTCCAAAAGCCGCTGGTGGCTAATTCCTATATTTTTGGAACACCCACCATTTTATACAACGCCAACATCGCGCCATTAACGTCGTTCAGTGTTACAGGCTTTATCTGGTACCAGGGAGAAGCCAATACGGGCAGGGCTGCAGAATATAAGCAATTATTGCCCGCGATGATCACTGACTGGCGTAAACAATTTAACCAGGGAGCGTTACCCTTTCTACTGGTACAGTTACCTAATTTTGGGAAAGAGCCGCCAATACCCGAAGACAATGACTGGGCAGAACTTCGCGAGGCGCAGGCTTCGGCATTGCGTCTACCCAAAACAGCAATGGCTGTTACGATTGATATTGGTGAGGCAGACAATTTACATCCACACAATAAATTAGAGGTAGGAAACCGGCTGGCAATGGCCGCAATGGATATAGCCTACCGTATAGACAGCAATGGAACTAGTGCCTGCTATAAAAGTATGCAGGTAAAAGGAGACAGCATTATTATCGAGTTGGATAAAAATATTGAGTGTAGAGATAAATACGGATATATAAGAGGCTTTGCAATGGCAGGCGCTGATAACGTCTTTTACTGGGCAAAGGCTTCTGTTGTTGGTCCCCGATCGATTATTGTTTATAATCCTTTGATAAAGTCGCCGCTAAACGTAAGATACCTGTGGAGCGGCGAGCCAGGCATCATTGATTTATATAGTAAGGGAGGACTACCTGTGGCGCCGTTCAGAACGGACAGCCTCCCTCTAAAAACGGAATACAACTTCTACGAGTTTCTGCCATAGTATTTTTTGTTACTCCTGAAAATAGCGGATATTAAAATCTTCAAAGATAGCCGGTTCTTGCCCCCGCTGCAAAAGCCCCGGTCGCGCGCTCCGGTCCCAGGGTGGTGTCAAATTATTATCAAAATCACCTACCTCTATTTCCTGCCATTTCTGCTTATCAATGCTATAAAAGAACTGAATCGTCTTCTTTCCTGCTACGATCATTTTTAAATGCACAGGCAGTTGCTGACGCAAAACGGCTGTTTGGTGCACCACCATAGTTTTATCATTGGTACTCCAGACTACAACCTGGTTCCCCTGAGCCGCTATTCCTATCGCCTGATCCGCATCGCCGTATAAAACCAGGCCTTTTGAAGACCTGTTGTAATTCAACACGGTAGTGGACAATTCATAATTATATTGTGCCGGCCTTAGGGTTAAAGCAGTGCCTGATGTATTCCCCGCTACTGCAATTCCGGATAAATGCAATTGCCCCTTTTTTACCTTGATATCCAGCCTGGCATGTCTGAAGTCCCATTGCCAGGCGGCACTCAGTCGCTCAGTATTAAAGTCGTCGGTAAATCCCTTAACTTCCTGTCCTGATATCCATTCAAAGTCTGGCCAGCCGGTGTCTTTGTTCCAGTGTACCCGGCTCAGCATGCCTTCTCTTCCAGTGAACACATCCGATTTTTTATTATACGCATGGAACATATAGTAATCGTCTCCTTTTTGATCGGAAACAATCGTACCATGACCAGTACATTTCCAGTTATCAAAGCCATCCATTACGGGATTGTTTTGATAGCTGGTGTACGGTCCTTTCAGCGACGCAGACCTTGCAACATTTACGTGATAGCTACATTGCACACCACAGCAACCACCGGCAGAATACAATAAATAGTAATAGTCATTTCTTTTAATGATGCATTGACCTTCCAGCCCTTTCCTTTTATCGTCCCGAAGTAACATGAAAGGTTGCCCGATTGTGCTCAATCCATCGGGAGATAATTCATACCCCAATAATTCGATAGGGCGATCGTCCAGGCCATAGGCTTTAAAGCTAAGATACCACCGGTCCTTCTCTTCTGTAATAAACGCATCAATTGCCTCCTTCCCATGTTCCACTACAATACCTCTATCCGTAAATCCCTTTTCAGGATCCTCAGAAGTTGCTACACCGATACAGGATATACCATCCGCTTTCTTCCTCGCAGTATAATAAACATAATAAGTTCCATTTCGGTAGAATAATTCGGGCGCCCAAAATGACGACGATGCCCATTCGGGTGTTTTGTCAAAAATATAGCCTGCCTCTTTCCAATGAATCAGGTCCTCAGATTTGAAAAGCGGATAATGCGGCGCCCACTCCGACGAAGTTCCTGTAGCATAGTAAGTGTTTCCCACGCGGATAACAGAGGGATCGGCAAAGTCTCCCGGAATAACAGGCTTGATCCGGCCGGTATCCTGGTAATATCTTTTACTCAGGTTTTGTTGAAAAATCGTAATGGGCTTTACAGCGAAACATTTACCGGGTGCGCTGATAGCTATCAGGCCTAGCAAAGCAACAACTATTATTTTTTTCATATACTTAAAGTAGTCGCTAAAATAAACATAAACGTGATAACCTATTTAATCCATTGAAACTTGTCCAAAAAGTATCGTGCCGGCACTGCCGCACCTTGCCGCATGAGTCTCGGCTTACCTCTTTCCATAAATATTTTCACTTTGTTGAATACCCCTTTTTCATAGTCAAAACTGTGACCGTCATCTTCAAAAAGCCAGGAAGGCCGGGGCGAAGCCCGATACAAACGGCATACAAGTTCAGACCTGGTTGCTTTATCGATATAGGGCAATGGTTTACAAAGAGGAAGTATGGTTCCCTCCTTTACGAAAAGAGGGATATCACTTAAACCGAAAGACAGTTTGTAGGTGTTACCTCCTTCGTATTTTTGATTGTTATTAAAATTATACCAGATTCCCGCCGGCAAATACACTTCCCGTTCGTCAGCCTCGCGCAACAACGGCGCAGCCAGCAGGTCCTGTCCAATCATGTATTCATCAGCAAGGTTAAAGACTTTATCGTCATTGGGATAATCCATCACCAGGGCTCGGAATACCGGGATGCCTGTCTTATAATAATCATAAAAGGCATTGTATAAATAAGGAATCAGACTCATTCTGAAATTCAACAGTTGCCTGACAATGGCTTCATTTGCACCTGCGTCGGGCAGCAACTGGTTATTATTGTTCTTCGCCTTGTCAAACTGAAGCCAGGGTGGGCTTTGCAGGTACCAGCTATTGTACAAAGTTTGCGCAGATAATATAGCCGTTTGGCTCCTTCTGATCAGCTCTTTAAATGAGCCTGACTCTCTCACTTCGGGCGACCAAAGCAAACCACTAAAACCAGAATTACTGATCATTTCCACATACTCCCGGTGATTGTAAGTGTCGCTATAGAGCACCGATGGATAAGATGACGCCATTGCATTGGAAGATCGTACGTCCAAATAAGTCCTCTGATTTTTTTTCCTGAAAATATCGAAGATTGTCTTCTGATATAATAACCCAAACAACTGGTGCATTTGTTCTCCATCAATGCCGGAAGGAAACTGGGAATGCTCCGGAAAACTCCAACGGGCGTTGCCAAACCGGAGATCGGAGTTATCGCATTCATCCATTTTAAACCCAGACACGCCGATATCTACGAAGTTTTGTTTGTGGTGGGAAGCGAATACATGCCTTGCTTGGGGATCGGCAAAATCCGGAACCAGCCCTCCAAATCCCAAATAGTCACCTGAATAGGGAAAAAGCGACGTATACAGCGGGCTCTCCTTTTTCACAAATGCATGTTCCCAAAGATTGATTTTATACCCCTTCCGGCCTAAAACTTCTATCATTTCCTGTGGACGGGGGAACGCTTCTGTATTCCATACGAATGAACAGGGATAAGCGGCAGTCTGCCAACCCGGTTCCAGCCCTATTACGTCCACTGGTATATTATTATTCCTGAAATAACTGGCTGCTTTTAAAACATCTTTTTCATTAAAATCGGCCTTTACCCTGTATTTTATTCCCAATCCCCACAAAGGAGGTAGGGCTCCTCCCCCCGAAAAAATATTGTAGCGCTGCACTGCGGTCCGCATATCGCGCCCGCTAAATATATAAACTTCTATGCCTTTTACATTGGGTATATCCACCAATACATCGCCCGAGGGCTGCCGGTCGGATCTATAAAGATCATCAACCGATAGTTTAACAGCTGTACTCCGCTTTTCCTGATCGCTATTATTATCTTTCGGACGGTTGCCGCCACAATAAAACGTACAATACCGCGCCGTGTTTACCAGTACGGCATAGCCCCTGTTAGATACATAATAAGGAAGTGGCGCATGCGTGTAACCTAGATTATTTAGCGGATAGTCATTTACTATGGGTACTTTCCGTAAGCCATTTTGGTTGAACGATCCGATTTGCAGGCCAAACCCGTAAAGCTGCTCATTATCTCCAAGTGGAATGGATACTTTAACCCCACGCTCATTTACCGTGATATGAACATCTGACAGGCTAAAAGGTAACCGGCCCTGTGGAAGCATCTGCAACGCACCCGCAGACGGTTTTGATGCTGCAATACTCACCGGAGTAAAAGCGGCCGGGCTACCTGCTGTAATCTTAAAAATTCCCGGGTGCACTTCCTCAATCTGCTGTCCATGAAGGACAATGGACCAGTGAAATAAAACAATATAAAAAAACAAAGTTTTTATACTTCCTACAGTTGGTTTGCTATTTGACATGAGTATTGAATTAAAAGAAACGCTGCATTTCGTTAAGGCTGTAGAGAAACCGAGTAAGGCACTGCATCCATACCGGTGCCGCGTTCTTTATTGGGAACAGCACTCATGTCAAACTCCAAAACGCCCCCATCGGCTATGTCCGCATAAGTAATCCAGTTGCGGTTGTGTACCTTATTATTGAGCTTAGCTGATTGAATATAGACGTTCTGCTCACTGTTATTATTGGCTTTTATGACAAATTGTTTTCCGTTTTCAAGCGTTATTGTAATCTTTTTAAACATAGGACTTCCAATAACGTATTGATCTGTTCCGGGGCAAACAGCGTACAGCCCCATAGCGCTTAGTACATACCAGGAGGAAGTTTCCCCCTGATCTTCGTCCCCCGGGAAGCCGTTGGGTGTTGCATTGTATATTTTACGCATGATGGTACGGAGCTGTCGTTGTGATTTCCAGGGCTGGCCAGAGTAATTATACAAATAGGCTGCGTGCTGCACCGGTTCATTGCCATGTGCATACTGACCCAGCCCCTGTATGACCATTTCTTTCATTTCATGAATTTCCCTGCCGTACGAGCCATACTTCACCGTATTGGGCGCCGTAAAAAGACTGTCCAGTTTTGCATTAAATTTTTGCCGCCCCCCCATTAATTTGATAAGGCCATCTATATCGTGAAAGACCGACCAGGACCATTGCCAGGGGTTGCCTTCGGTAAAGGGATCACCCCATTCTACAGGGTCGAAATCCTTTGGAACCCATTTGCCGTTTTTATCCCGGCCTCTTACAAAACCAACGGAGGAGTCATACACATTTTTATAGTTGAACATCTGGCGCGCGAACACATCTTCATAAAATTTATTGCCCGTAGCCTTCGCCAGATAGTAGGCGCACCAATCGTTATAAGCATACTCTAACGATTTGGCACCACT belongs to Niabella yanshanensis and includes:
- a CDS encoding glycoside hydrolase family 31 protein, with amino-acid sequence MSNSKPTVGSIKTLFFYIVLFHWSIVLHGQQIEEVHPGIFKITAGSPAAFTPVSIAASKPSAGALQMLPQGRLPFSLSDVHITVNERGVKVSIPLGDNEQLYGFGLQIGSFNQNGLRKVPIVNDYPLNNLGYTHAPLPYYVSNRGYAVLVNTARYCTFYCGGNRPKDNNSDQEKRSTAVKLSVDDLYRSDRQPSGDVLVDIPNVKGIEVYIFSGRDMRTAVQRYNIFSGGGALPPLWGLGIKYRVKADFNEKDVLKAASYFRNNNIPVDVIGLEPGWQTAAYPCSFVWNTEAFPRPQEMIEVLGRKGYKINLWEHAFVKKESPLYTSLFPYSGDYLGFGGLVPDFADPQARHVFASHHKQNFVDIGVSGFKMDECDNSDLRFGNARWSFPEHSQFPSGIDGEQMHQLFGLLYQKTIFDIFRKKNQRTYLDVRSSNAMASSYPSVLYSDTYNHREYVEMISNSGFSGLLWSPEVRESGSFKELIRRSQTAILSAQTLYNSWYLQSPPWLQFDKAKNNNNQLLPDAGANEAIVRQLLNFRMSLIPYLYNAFYDYYKTGIPVFRALVMDYPNDDKVFNLADEYMIGQDLLAAPLLREADEREVYLPAGIWYNFNNNQKYEGGNTYKLSFGLSDIPLFVKEGTILPLCKPLPYIDKATRSELVCRLYRASPRPSWLFEDDGHSFDYEKGVFNKVKIFMERGKPRLMRQGAAVPARYFLDKFQWIK